The genomic interval AGAGAGTGAAAGAAACAATATCTTAACCTATTGGGTAGGATAAGTTTGACATTTGACTTTGAGTTTTGATAAAAGAAACAGAACTGTCGGTTTCCAATTAAACAGAACATGATCCTTTTACAAACAGGGAGATCCCTTTAAAATCTGTGGCCCTTTTTCCATGCGGGCAGCTATATCTGACTTTGAACAAAGTCAGCAACCCATTTcagtttaaataaatataaaataaaatatggccATGATTTGTTGGGTAGCCACgaaatttcattaccttttcTCTCCTTGAAACCTTACAAATTCAACTTGAGGGAGAAAGGGACACCTTTCATATCACAAAAGATTGAGGATTTAGTCCTCACCATCCATGCTTTTCAGTCAACACCGAAATAGTTGACAACACATTTCAAACACAAAGAATTTGctattacttttgtttttaaaaaaaattcttactATTTGTTTTCGATTTCTGAAAGAGATTAGTGTATTTGTGAATCATGGTTTAAGCGTTATATATGTATGAATAATGAATTGTTAGAACATATACCAAAAgattcattttaatttaaagtgtttttttatatttattgaacattttattattcatatgAATATAACGCTTGAATCTTTTAAATTAATGTAAAACTTTGTCTGAAACATGATATACTGGACAGGCAGACACCGCATCCTTAGTTTATGTAACATAGTATTCAGGCAATAAGGCATGTACAAAGTGATACCAGAAACTATTATAATAAGAGACACCAGAAGCTAAGAGAAGAAAGAGTAAGGAAACAAGCTGCAACAAAACTGATGGAGATTTCATTCAGTGGCTGCTGATACAAATACAAGCCTAAAGATTCAAAAATACCTTAACTGATCTTCAGAATTTGATAAGTAAATCCGCATAAAGTATGACTAGCACTAAGCTAAGTCAACAAGCTATCAACTAAAACCAAATTAATAAAcataaacaagtaatataagtCACAATAAGCATGCCTAATTGTCTGCCACTAAGCTGCAGCAGAGAGATGTTAGTCTGTAGAGACCAGAAACTAATCCTCAAGGAACAATCTAACAAGACTTCAAGGAAAATCTCAATTCTAACAAAGAGCAAGCGAGCGTGATTTGCAATAACCATGATTGAATGTACAAGTAAAATCTAGTATTTCGAGtttgttgtttttcttctttgtagATTATGCAGCTAAGACAAATAATGTCATGACGACATCATATATGCACAGTagattttcaatattttaaatactttagttttttttatttaaatggatCCTCCATCTTAAGGTAGCCAAGCCCAAAGTAAACAGAAATGGCCGCAGAAACCACCATTTGATTCTCCTCAGCCTCATTATCCAACCATTGCTGGGCGGCTCCCAAGGTCTACCTAGGTTCAACAACAACACTGACCAGGAATCCCTTCTTGCATTTAAGTCTGAGATAAGTCGTGATCCTCTCGGAGTTCTTGGGACCTGGAATCTGAGTACTTCCTTCTGCAACTGGACCGGAGTTACTTGTAATGTCACTAAGCAGAGAGTTACAGGTATCAACCTTGAAAACCATGGACTTGTGGGTATCATTGCTCTTCATATTGGCAACCTCTCCTTTCTTAACTACTTGAACCTTCAAAACAACAGTTTTCTTGGAAACCTTCCGCAAGAAATGGGTCAGCTTTTCCGGTTAAGAACACTGATTCTAGGTTCTAACCAAATTCAAGGCACAATACCATCATCTTTAAGTTTATGTACTAGACTTACTCTTCTTGATCTGTCAATCAACAGGCTCCAAGGAACCATTCCAAAAGAATTAGGTTCACTTTCAGAGCTTCAAGACGTATCTTTGGCTCAAAATTTTCTCACAGGCCCTATTCCATCTTCATTTGTGAATCTCTCTTCTTTGACAAATCTAATTCTAATGTCAAACGGCCTACATGGACAGATACCGGAAGGGTTGGGTCACCTCCCCTTTTTAATCAACCTTCAGGTCGGCCTTAATAGCATTTCTGGTGAAATCCCACCTTCATTGTTCAATAGTTCCTCGTTGATTGCCTTAGCTGTGGCTGGCAATAGACTCACTGGTACCCTCCCTCCAGatatgtttactactttaaCTAGCTTAACAACCCTTTACTTGGGAGGAAATCTTTTGTCCGGACGCATACCACCGTCTTTAGGCAATGCTTCAAACTTAGTTCGTGTTGATCTCTCTAATAACAGTTTCAGTGGCCAAATTCCATTACTGTGGAACCTgccaaatattcaaattttgagCTTACAGATTAACAAGCTCGTTAATGCGGGCAACATGGATTTCATAACTTCTTTGGCAAATTCTACCCAACTTCAAGTATTTCGGTGGCGGAAAATCAGCTCACATTGGAGGAAGACCAAAGACCCAACCTAATGAAAGGCCGCCAACCAAATCATCAACTCACCTTTATGTCAGCTAGTTGCTATTTCTAAATGTGAATTTATCTTTTAAAGATACATAACACGTATATCATtccatttttaatatattttacacATAATCTGTGTGATTAAGCATAAATTTTTTGAGGAATTAAAACATATTCTGATTGCATTTATAAGCAGACAACATATTTACCTTTCCAGACAGGCTTATTTTAAGCCCAAAGGTCTAAATATCAATGAATTCAGGCCTATGGTTATAGCAAGTTGGGCAAGTTCCCAATTCTGGAAATTTCAGCATACAGAAAAAAGAACACTAACTGATTGAATTATGTCAGAGATGATGAGCCATTCGACAAAATAGAATTGCATGGAAGGGTTTGGAACTGCAAAGTGTAAATGATGGCAATCCTGGATTTTCTTCCTCAAGAAAAGGATCACAAGGTCAAGAATCAGGGCCAGTAGCTGACATCTCTGTCAAGTAAATGCCCAAGCTACAGATAACAATGGATGAGATAACGAAAGTTGTCTTAGCCTTGTGTTTTTTGCACTTGGGAAACCAAAAGAATGAATGCTTTTGGCCTGTAGTTTGCCACGttgcattttttatttatttattttaatttttttacattgcGCAGAGGCAGAAGTTTCTGGAGTTGCCGTTATCTTTCCTATCTTTGGATTCAATCTAAATTTACTCTGGGAAGGGTGCATCTTCCACAAGCCAAAGATTACATTCCACTCTGAGGATAAGaaaggctgttaaaataaaaaacctttCTTAACCATTGCCATCCCAAGTGTAACAGGCCCCATATTCCAGAACCAACGTAGTAATAAAACTCCAAAATCTTTATTGTGTGGCCATCAGCCAATTCGTAAGCCAATCCACAGGATTTCTCCCACTGTTCTCCGCCCTCCTATAACTCGTCCCTATAAAGCTCCCCACCCAACCAATCTTCCATCTTCAAATCCACAACACTCCAAGAACTGTTTTGTTGAGATTTTGTTTTCAGTTTCATTTCGTCGTGTTGCCATTTAAAGCCCATTCCTAATTCTGATCTCAGCCGTTGAGTCATGGCTACTGCTGTCTCAGCCGTAGGAGCTGTTAACAGGGTGCCGGTACTATGTTTTTTCCCGCCCTAATTTGCTTTCTTGTCTTAGTCATTGCCGTAGCATCTCTCGACTTTGTAGACCTTTTAACTGTCTCTTTTATAGTTTTTATCGTCTTTCAAACTTCTGGGTCTTACTTCAactagaagaagaaaatggaaaaagaatgAATTTGCAAACtgtgaattcttttcttaaggATATGGAATCGGTTGTTTTGTTACAATCTTGTGGTGCGGTAGTAAAAAAGGGAGTGTCTTTGTTGCAGTGGAACTTGAATGGCTCTGGGCCTGCAGCAGCATCACTTCCAAGCTCAGCGTTCTTGGGAAACACTCTGAAGAAGGTTACCTCCAAGATCAGCCACCGGAAGGTTTCTCCAAAAAATTTCAAGGTTGTTGCTGAATATGATGAGTCAAAGCAGACCTCAAAGGACAGGTGGAAGGGGCTTGCCTATGATGAATCTGATGACCAACAGGATATTACAAGAGGAAAGGGAATGGTGGACACTCTCTTCCAGGCTTCTATGGGGACAGGAACTCACCATGCTATCATGAGTTCCTATGACTACATCAGCCAAGGCCTTCGCATGTAAGTGGCTAATTAATTAAGGAATCTCACAATTGATGTAAGTTTAAGACTACTGCATGGAATTGCAGTGTGAGATTGAATTTTGACAAGGAACAATATTGCTGAACTGTTTGTAGGTACAACTTGGACAATACCATGGATGGGTTCTACATTGCTCCTGCTTTCATGGACAAGGTTGTTGTTCACATCACCAAAAATTTCTTGAGCCTGCCAAACATTAAGGTGTGTTGATAGAATGTCTTGAGATTTGTTCAATCAGCTgtataatttttgttgaatatCAAGAAAGTTGGATAATTTGTGAATTACTGTGACAGGTGCCTCTCATCTTGGGTATTTGGGGAGGTAAAGGTCAAGGGAAATCATTCCAATGTGAGCTTGTCTTTGCCAAGATGGGAATCAAGTAAgttaatgtaatttttttttattgttattgcTTTCTTCACTTTGAATCTTTGATGATTCaggaaaattgttgaaaaagagggagaaaattgaaaatttgtgaGCCTATTAGTAGTTCTTTTGGCAACATGTTTGGCAGAATGTGCTTAATTGATTTGTAAAAGAGTAAAACTTTCAAATATtcatttagatatttaatatCCTTACTCTTTGATCCTATGACCATGAGTATAGCAGTCCCATTATGATGAGTGCTGGTGAATTGGAAAGCGGGAATGCTGGGGAGCCTGCAAAATTGATCAGACAAAGGTATCGTGAGGCAGCAGACATCATCAGGAAGGGAAAGATGTGCTGCCTCTTCATCAACGATCTTGATGCAGGTGCTGGAAGGATGGGTGGAACCACCCAATATACAGTCAACAATCAAATGGTGAATGCTACCCTGATGAACATTGCCGATAACCCAACAAATGTTCAGCTCCCTGGTATGTACAACAAGGAAGAGAACCCCCGTGTTCCTATCATAGTCACTGGTAATGACTTCTCCACATTGTATGCTCCTCTCATCCGCGATGGTCGTATGGAGAAATTCTACTGGGCTCCTACTCGGGAAGATAGGATTGGTGTGTGCTCTGGTATTTTCAAAACCGACCATGTTCCTTATGAAGACATCGTCAAGCTTGTTGACACTTTCCCTGGACAATCTATTGGTATGCCTTCCTTACCTTAAGGATACCTTCTAATAAGtgcaaaaatgaaattgatggGAGAATACTAATATGCATACTTATTGCAGATTTCTTCGGTGCCCTCAGGGCTAGAGTATACGATGATGAAGTGAGGAAATGGGTTTCAGAAGTTGGAGTACAAAATGTTGGGAAAAGGCTGGTGAATTCAAAGGAGGGCCCTCCAACGTTTGAGCAGCCAAAAATGACTCTTGAGAAGCTACTTGAGTATGGAAACATGCTTGTCCAAGAACAGGAGAATGTAAAGAGAGTCCAGTTGGCTGATAAGTACTTGAAAGAGGCAGCTCTTGGAGATGCTAATGATGATGCCATCGAGAATGGAAGCTTCTATGGTTAGACCCTTGATCCTAGAGGCCTTGATGGTGACTTGCATCTGGCTTTAGgattataaataaatgaaaacaatAAAGGATATAGGAAGATTATAATTAATCTTTTCATAATTGTTTGGATGCAGGCAAAGCAGCTCAGCAGGTTAATCTGCCTGTCCCTGAAGGCTGCACAGATCCATCAGCAACAAACTTCGATCCAACTGCCAGAAGTGATGATGGGAGCTGCGTTTATAGTTAAACATGTCATGAAGAGAGAATTATCTCTAAGAATGATTGACCTACTCTGTTGGATAGAGTagtatcttaatttttaattgtgttTTAGCATATAGTATTCTTTGTTACCATAATTTAATCCCTATAGTTATACAACTTAATTAACATTTTCGTGTATAAGAATTACAATGACACTCTCTCATCATCCATATTAGTGTGTGTATCTTTTAGGAATTGAGAGCTGTGAAGTTTCCATCAGTGAGATGATTAAGTAAATCAGACCCTTAAACTATGTGCTACTTGTATGATATCCGGATTTGCTGTTGCACCTGTTTTCTAATTTCTAGAGGGACCATCCGGAAGGCAAGGTCATGGAGTACCATAAAATGTACGGCAACAAGCCAACAGCAAGCCATAGTATTGACCCCATAGAGTTACCTTGCAAACTTTCTGCCCCAGGCTAGAAAATGAACTTGGACCCAGCCCACCTGATGTCTCGATGTAGCTTTAAATGGGCCGATCTTATTCTTCATACGTCACTTACAGATTTGTGCGGAAAGAGCTGTGGCCAGTATATAAATGACCAACGCTATTATTGTCAGTAGTGGTTAAATAATCGAaccattttttaaataagaagCACATGCTGAAGTCTAATTGTCAGAAGGGTGCTGATAAACCTTGTCCAAAAGCATCCCAAGCTCCAACTATTTGCAATATCTTATTATCTGTTAAAAAGTTCAGCTTAATTTAGGGCGAGTACGCTGTTTCAGCTGTCTCCTCCCGCTGGTATTGAAATGTCCAATACACACAGAATCCAGGCTGTAAAGAAATGAATCTGTGAACTCATCTCTTCTGCTTGGTTTCTCAGGATTCGGGGTTTGGTCCAACTTTTTAAGATAGCGGCAGTAACCCGAGATGGGGGGGTATGTTCTCCAGTCTCAACAAGGGTCATATCAGACAAGAGAATCATCATCTCGTCTGCGTGACATTAGGTGGGGCTAAATCTGCATAACTTAACGGCAATTGTCCTTTATTCGTTTTCATTAGTTTAATATCCATGAAATAAAAGGTTTCAACTGCAAGTTGATCTGGTGATTAAACTAATGGGGAGCAGTAGCCCAATACGTTTTTAATAACCCTTTGTTTTGTCCCCAAGCCAAGCCATCCTAGTCATCCTCGCCGCCCCCCTTTTTCTTTCAGAAAGTCAACAAATGGGTTTGAAGAATTGAACCCTTATCTTAATCTAAACAGTCAAAATGTTGAGCTTAAATTATTGCCAAGGTGGCTCATCACCGTCTtctttgtgttgaaaatgagaGATTCCATCCCAAACTGCTGCTAACAATAGTATAGCAGTTTTCAAATTTGGGTCTCTACTATTAGTTAGGCTGCTTCTTGAAAGTTGAAATTCCTTCGGAAAATGGATTTACCCCATCAAAGGAAGACAACTTGCTTAGTGTAGTGTAGTGGGCATTTTTTCATCTAGTATTCCTTGGAATTTCGAAGTTACACTTTGCCGCACCACATGATAGCTTGTAGGGACAGGTTAAtcattgcagcaagaaacttgaATCTTGTCAATTCCTTGTAATAATGTAAGATCAATCCTTGATCTTATGatgaaacaacaattaaattgattttttaaattcaaacttGCTTGGAGTGGTGGCGTAAAGCTTGACCAGCTACTTAATTTCTCAACCACTCCTatcctcttctttcttttctgtcACCTCTCTGAGAAAGAAAGCAACAGAAgaatgcaaattttattgtaattcTCATTTCTgcaaccttttcttttctttttttatggtTGCTATGAATGAATGCATTAATTATTCTTCAATGTTCAAAACTGTCAGATGAGCCCCATGGACTGCTTTTTGGCCTGCTTTGtccttaaaaaaatattttgccCCATGCCTTGTTCAATGTCTGTTTCCATAATTTTACATcacatattcaattttatattatcaattaaaaattttaatcttaatCTTAAAATCCCCACCTCTAAAAGAAAAGCCCTTGTTGTTAGTATTGAAAATATGAGTAACACAAAccacatttttttaatattccCATTAACATGGATTTATTGAAGAGGAAAAACAGAGCACGTTACTGGAAAGAACTTTTGTCccctgctttttttttttttaaggccTTGATTTGCATAAAAAAGAACAGGTTGACAGAACATTAATTATGGCATCGATTCAATGAAATGATTCAAATTGTTGAGAGCATCAAGAAGAATGTTTCATTATTAGATTTTTCAACAGTATTTAAAAAGTGGAAGATTGGGTCTAAACTTGAACCTTCAAATTTCTGCGTTTTGTGTTTAGAGCAACCTGTTATGGTCGAACAATACATGTTTCTTTGAAAGGCAAGTAAGAAGAAGCTCACAACTTTCCTGCGGTGACAAGAAGAAGCTCATAACTTTTATTCGGTGACCAGGTCTAGGTCCACAAACGTGGCTCACCCTTCTTCAGAGGGAAAGTTGGTGTGGGCTAATCAGAAAAGGACGCTCACGTATGCACCATAAATGAAACCCTTTTTTTCACGGTTCAGTTCATTTCACTAGATCAAAACGCCAACCCCAATCTCCTTTCTCGTAAGTAGTTCAGACTCTGGCTCGGTATGGCCTGTGCCAAAACCTAACCAAAAGCAGAACCCATATTTCAAAAGCGCcaccctctctctctctctctctctctctctctcgttAGCTCTATCTGTTGGCCCATGTAAGCATTGCACAATTTGATGCCTTATCACTCTCCCTTTAAGCTCTATCATTAGATCTCTTTCGAGCTTCGCCAACCTTTTCTCTTTCCACAAAAACGACTTAAAAATGACCATAATTTCTTCAAAGCTCACATTCCCTTGTCACCAACCTCTTTCAAATTTATAAACGTTTTGATCCTGGTGCCTTCAATTTCACTCTCTCTTGTCCTTAGCATGGCTTATTTCCTCCCACTTCTGTCTACTCTCTTCTTCCTCTTaatctcttcttcttcttcccaacCCACCGAGCTCTACTTTCCAGGATTCAAAGACATAAATCCCAACAACTTAACATTAACAGGTATTGCACAGATTGAGAAGAACGGGATTCTATGCGTGACCAATGACACCAGTCGTTTAATAGGTCACGCTTTTTATAGCTCCCCATTTAGATTCAAGAACTCAAGCAATGGCCaagctttttccttttctaccTCCTTCGCTTTGGCTATAGTTCCAGAGTATCCAAAACTGGGTGGTCACGGCCTTGCTTTCACAATCACTGCTTCCAAAGATCTCAAAGCACTTCCGAGTCAGTATCTTGGAATCCTCAACGCAACTGATATGGGTAACTTCTCAAACCATCTCGTAGCAGTTGAGTTCGACACGGTTCAGGATTTTGAGTTCCAGGACATCAACGACAACCATATTGGCATCGACCTCAACAGCTTGGACTCAAATGCCTCGGCTCCTGCCAGTTACTATACGGATGGTTCCACAAAGCAAAATCTTACTCTCAAGAGTGGAAAACCAATCCAAGCTTGGATCGACTATGATTCCGTTGAACACGTCATCAATGTAACGATCGCACCAAATTCTACAAGACCAAGGTTGCCGATCTTGTCTTTTCATGTAGATCTTTCACCGTATTTTCAGGAGTTTATGTACGTTGGTTTCTCAGCTTCAACAGGGTTACTTGCTAGCTCGCATTATATTCTAGGTTGGAGCTTTAAAATCAATGGACAAGCTCAGGCTCTTGATCTGTCCTCTCTGCCTTTACTCCC from Theobroma cacao cultivar B97-61/B2 chromosome 5, Criollo_cocoa_genome_V2, whole genome shotgun sequence carries:
- the LOC18597708 gene encoding ribulose bisphosphate carboxylase/oxygenase activase 2, chloroplastic isoform X2 — its product is MATAVSAVGAVNRVPWNLNGSGPAAASLPSSAFLGNTLKKVTSKISHRKVSPKNFKVVAEYDESKQTSKDRWKGLAYDESDDQQDITRGKGMVDTLFQASMGTGTHHAIMSSYDYISQGLRMYNLDNTMDGFYIAPAFMDKVVVHITKNFLSLPNIKVPLILGIWGGKGQGKSFQCELVFAKMGINPIMMSAGELESGNAGEPAKLIRQRYREAADIIRKGKMCCLFINDLDAGAGRMGGTTQYTVNNQMVNATLMNIADNPTNVQLPGMYNKEENPRVPIIVTGNDFSTLYAPLIRDGRMEKFYWAPTREDRIGVCSGIFKTDHVPYEDIVKLVDTFPGQSIDFFGALRARVYDDEVRKWVSEVGVQNVGKRLVNSKEGPPTFEQPKMTLEKLLEYGNMLVQEQENVKRVQLADKYLKEAALGDANDDAIENGSFYGKAAQQVNLPVPEGCTDPSATNFDPTARSDDGSCVYS
- the LOC18597708 gene encoding ribulose bisphosphate carboxylase/oxygenase activase 2, chloroplastic isoform X1, whose product is MNLQTVNSFLKDMESVVLLQSCGAVVKKGVSLLQWNLNGSGPAAASLPSSAFLGNTLKKVTSKISHRKVSPKNFKVVAEYDESKQTSKDRWKGLAYDESDDQQDITRGKGMVDTLFQASMGTGTHHAIMSSYDYISQGLRMYNLDNTMDGFYIAPAFMDKVVVHITKNFLSLPNIKVPLILGIWGGKGQGKSFQCELVFAKMGINPIMMSAGELESGNAGEPAKLIRQRYREAADIIRKGKMCCLFINDLDAGAGRMGGTTQYTVNNQMVNATLMNIADNPTNVQLPGMYNKEENPRVPIIVTGNDFSTLYAPLIRDGRMEKFYWAPTREDRIGVCSGIFKTDHVPYEDIVKLVDTFPGQSIDFFGALRARVYDDEVRKWVSEVGVQNVGKRLVNSKEGPPTFEQPKMTLEKLLEYGNMLVQEQENVKRVQLADKYLKEAALGDANDDAIENGSFYGKAAQQVNLPVPEGCTDPSATNFDPTARSDDGSCVYS